A window of the Lactuca sativa cultivar Salinas chromosome 7, Lsat_Salinas_v11, whole genome shotgun sequence genome harbors these coding sequences:
- the LOC122195196 gene encoding uncharacterized protein LOC122195196, giving the protein HDQFDANLYFPDVLNCLKVSGLPNHKLVLKIGIPVMLLRHIDKKNGLCNDTRLQVISLGKRVIKTHIITGTNIGNQTFIPRMSLIPSEKKNPFKFTRRQIPLAVCFVMTINKSQGQSLSKVGLFLKDPVFSHGQLYVALSRVQSRGKLKLLILDKDGRLTNKTSNVVYKEVFHNL; this is encoded by the coding sequence CATGATCAGTTTGATGCAAATTTATACTTTCCTGATGTATTAAATTGTCTCAAAGTATCCGGTCTACCAAATCAtaagttagttttaaaaattggtATTCCAGTAATGTTACTAAGACATATTGATAAGAAAAACGGGTTATGTAATGACACAAGACTACAGGTGATATCATTGGGCAAACGTGTTATCAAGACACATATAATAACTGGAACTAATATTGGAAACCAAACTTTTATTCCAAGAATGTCTTTAATtccatcagaaaaaaaaaatccctTCAAATTCACAAGAAGACAGATTCCTTTGGCCGTATGTTTTGTGATGACTATTAATAAAAGTCAAGGACAATCATTATCAAAGGTTGGTTTGTTTCTCAAAGATCCAGTTTTTTCACATGGGCAATTGTATGTTGCCTTATCTAGAGTTCAAAGCAGAGggaaattaaaattattaattttagataAAGATGGTAGACTCACAAATAAAACTTCCAATGTTGTTTATAAGGaagtttttcacaatttataa